A region of the Leptospira venezuelensis genome:
ATTTTTACGATAAGAACCTTAAAGTTCGAGAAGATGGACATCCAATTCCAGAGTTTCTTGAAGGGTTCTTTAATGTGGTAGAGATTATATCCCTTGAAAAACAAAAGCAGAAAATTAAATCGATGTCGACAGACAATATGATCAGTTTAGATCCGATGATCCGTTTAGAATATAACCTATCGATCTCCAGAATATTCGACGTTCATGGTCATAGAAAATTAGGCTATAAAATGGAAACGCTTACTACTGCTTCTAATTTGAAAGAGTTATCCGGTCGCAGCGACATCCTTTTATATGATGATGATATTTATACAGGAAAGACAATGAGCGAGGCAAAAACTTATCTAAAATCCCAATTGGATATTTCGATAGGTGGATTTTTTTCCTTAAATATCAGCCCTATCAATTACGATCTATTGGATCCGAGAGATCTTTATGCATTTAGTAAAGAGAACAATTGCGGATTATTAGTAGATTTTAAAGATTTTCAACAAAGAGTCCCTTATGCTTTTCCTTACGTGGACCCATCCATTCGGAGCTCAGTCAAAGATCCATTTAAGTTCTCAATTGCAGTCTGGAAAGAAAATCAAAAGTTTTTTGCGAAAAACAAAAACCTACTCTTAAGTGATTTTCCTCTATATCAAAAATTATATCTAAAAATAGGATTTAGCTTAGAAACTCCCATTCAAGAAATCATTAAATGGCATATTAATTTTTTAGAAAACATTCAAAATTAAACTAATGAAGACCAAAAAAACATTTGGATTGAAGGGAAAGGATTTAGCCCTAAAATCTATAACAAAAGAACTGAAAATTGGCTTCAACTTTCATCACAGGAAATCCTTTTCAAAGCAAGGGAAATTGAAGAGATTCCAAAAATACAATGTCATTCTGGTTACGGATTATTAAATACCCCCCAAGTATATTTTCTAAAGCCAAGAAGTTTGAAAGATCTGAACTAGAAAAGTATAATGCATTTTGGTCCGACGTATATACTAAGAAATTTCAAAGAAACCGAGAACTTGAATATCAAAAGAATGCAAATAAGATCTGGAATTGGATCCAATCAGGAAAGAAGACAAACAGACAATATACAGTTATAGAAGTCTGTGACGAATTAGAAATTCACAAGATTACTGCAATGACCATTCTCCTAAAATGGATCAAGCTCAGACTTATCGCAAGGAGACGTATTGGATTCGCTCGATATGATAGAAGAAATAATTTCTATATAAAGCCATTAAAACAACAACTACCTTTCGTTCTATACAGTAAATTCAAGACAACGATTGCTGTACCAGTAAAATATGTTTTGGGATTTTTATAGGAGAAGGTAGAAATGAAAATTATTTTATCGGCAGACGATGGATCCAAATATCACAATATTAAAAATAGCATCAGAACAAAATGACGCACTACGTAGAACTACTTACTCGAAAAAGAATCGTACGTAGTTCTACGTAAAATTTGCGGATCAAAATGACTTTGGAATAAAAAATTTACAACCCAATAATTCAAAAACTCGACTATTTTCATTCGGAAATATTTTTCTCTTTACTCTGAAAAAAAACAAAGAACATCTTCAACTTAACCCTCCATAAAAACCAAGGGATAAATTTAAATCCATATCGTATTAATAAATAATAATATTAAAAGGTATATCAAGTGAATGCTATGAAACAAAAAATTACAATTTCATTATGGCTGATCTCATCCCTCGCTTCGATAAGATGTGATTCTGGTTCCAATTCTAACCCTTTTCTTTTCCTCGCTACACTAAACAATGGAAATAGCAGTTCGGAATGGACCAAGCTAATGGGTGTGAGCGCATTAAGCACGAATGCTTACGGGATTACATACGATTCCTCTGGAAATGTGTATACAACAGGTGAAACCGGAGGGGGCTTAGACAGCCAAACTCTCAACGGCCTTTCCGATCTATTTGTCGTTAAAACCAATCGGTCTGGAACAAAGTTATGGACCAGACTTTCTGGCGTGGCTTCGACATACACTGGGGCAAGTGGAATTTCTGCCGATTCTTCCGGAAATGTGTATGTAACCGGAGTGACGGAAGGAAATTTAGATGGTCAAACTCTCACCGGCAATTCTGATCTGTTAGTCATAAAATACAATGGTAACGGAGCGAAACAATGGACAAGACTATTAGGTGTCGCTGGCAAGTATACAAGAGGAGTCGGAATCGCTTCTGATCCTTCCGGCAATGTATACGTAACTGGGCAGGCGGAAGGAAACCTAGACGGTCAAACTCTTACCGGTATTATTGATCTGTTCGTTGTAAAATACAATAGCAACGGGGTAAAGCAATGGACAAGACTATTAGGTGTTTCCGGGGTCGAAACGTACGGACGAGCAATCTCCACGGATTCTTCCGGGAACGTCTACGCAACAGGCGATACGGACGGAAATCTTGATGGCCAAACCGCTGTCGGTCTTTCTAGCCTCTTGGTAGTAAAATACGATAGTAGCGGGACAAGACAATGGACCAGGCTCTTAGGTCTTTCCGGAGTCTACACAATTGGAACTTCCATTGCTTCCGATTCTTCTGGAAATGTGTATGCAACCGGTGAAACCGGAGGGGCTTTAGACGGGCAAACATACCAAGGAGGGAGCAGAGATATTTTCGTTGTGAAATATGACGACAGCGGTGCGAAACAATGGGCCAAACTTTTGGGGAGTAGCGATTTTGAAACTGGAAATGGAATTACCACGGATTCTTTTCAGAATATCTATATAGCTGGTAGCACGAGCGGGAATTTGGGCGGAAAAACTCTTACTGGTTCTTCCGATATGTTTATCGCAAGATTGAATCGCCAGTAGGCAGCCTTCTGAACGGAAATCAGGCTTCCGATATTCCTTGGGCCTGATTTCCACCAGCAATGGAGTTTATCTTCCTTCCGAAAGCGCGAAATAGAAGCGCAGTGGTGATTGAAAAGAAAGAATAGTTATCGATTTAATCTCGTCATACGAACTCCGGATCTCCGTTAGTCTCATGAAAAGCCATATATTCAGGGAAGATCAAAAATTAGAAATACTGCAATTAATTTCACTTTTGCGTTATCCTGGAGAAAACATAATAATCCGGTGCTTAACACGTTATACTCATTTGATTTAAGTCCACCTTGTTTTTACTTGCAAATGAGGATCTCCACTGACACCTTTGTCAACTATGTTGCGAAAATTCCTGCCCTTATTTCATATTCCATTTTTGCTCTTACATTGTGCTACATTCGTTTTTTATTCCGAAAATTTTGAAAAGATTCCAGAGAAAACCGCAACCAATTTCTCCCCAAAAAACGATAGGGGTGAACGTTATATGCAAATATTTCGATGATGATATTGAAGAAACTCCCCTGCATCACTTTAAACTACCAATATGGATGTTCGGATTCGTCCTTTATGAATCTATAATCCAATACCCAAAGGTAGTAACAGCAACAGAACTAAGTAAGAAACTAAAAATAGGATATAAAGCAGTAAGCTTACTCAAGAGAAGGTTTCAACTATTCGCCTCTGATCAATTACCAAAGTATAAGCAACTCACATTCAAAGCCTTAGAAGATAAGTTCAAGGACTTCCTAGTACCTCCGAATGAGAATAAAGACATCACCTCTAAGATGAGAAACAAGCCTTACGTATGCGTAGACACTGCCGTATTGTATTCTGCAGGTGAGAGAGCAAACCACGGCAGAAAACGATACAGACATAGTGGTGCTACATCTTCTATATACCTTTCAGAAAAATTAGGAGGAAGACAAGTTGGAACATTAGTCCAGACTATAGCAATAAAACAAGGACCACTTACCTACTTGCACTCCACTTTTCACAGATCAGTGAATCACTCTGCTCGTTCAAAAGACAATAAATATAAATTTGCTCGGAATCGTTGGAGTAAGAATGCGAATGTATTTGGATTGGATGTGCTGGTTGAAGCTGAGTCGATGTGTGGAGATAGGGATGCTTTTCGTGTCAATCCGAGAGCGCGGAAGAAGGGAGCGGTTCGGATTGAAAGGAAGGGATGTTTATCTATTTAATACACGTAATCCGAACCGAGGACCACCTTTCCTCCAATCCAGAACCGCCCCTTCCATTAGAAATACCGAAAATATAAACCTCTTCCCAACACCCCTACCTAAACACTACAACCCAGCACTAAACACTGATTACTTCACGGAAATAACCAAGAAGATACTTAATGACTTCTACCCAAAACACTGTCCTACTCCTGAATGTAACAATAGAATCTTAGATAAGGAAATCTCAACAAGACCAGATCTAATTAGATGTCCTCAATGTAGATATCTAACATCAAGACTAAGTTACACTCCCCTTCATCATTTCAAACTTCCAATATGGATGTTCGGATATATCCTTTATGAATCACTAATACAATACCCAAAGGTAGTAACAGCAACAGAACTAAGTAAGAGGCTAAGAATAGGATATAATGCAGCCAGCTTACTAAAGAGAAGATTCCAACTCTTTGCATCAAACCAATTACCAAAGTATAAGAAGCTAACCTACGAGGCTCTAAATGATCAGTTCAAGGACTTCCTACTCCCTCCAAATGAGAATAGAGACATTACTAAGATCATGGCAAAGAAGCCTTATACTTGCGTAGACACTGTTGTATTATATTCAGCAGGTGAAAGAGCGAGCCAAGGTAGGAAACGTTACAGACATAGTGGACAAACCGCTTCTATATACCTTTCAGAGAAATTAGGAGGGAGACAAGTCGGAACTCTCGTCCAAACTATAGCAATAAAACAAGGACCAGTATTCTTCTCATCAGTATCTAATCAGAAAGCGGATACGCTTGGACCTCTAATCAAAGAACATCTCCCTACTTGCACTCCCCTTTTTACAGACCAAGGATACCCATGGCTTTGGGGAATATACAAGAACCACAGATCAGTAAATCACTCTGCAAGATCAAAGGACAATAGATTCAGATTCGCTCGAAATCGTTGGTCGAAGAATGGAGTCCACAATCAAGTAGCAGAAGGAAACCATAGAGTTTTAAAAACTGCTTTTGCTGCTTACGGATATATCAAGCCTAAATATTCCCAAATGTATCTGAATGAGTTTAGCTTCATTAAGAATGCTAACGTATTCGGACTGGATGTGCTGGTTGAATGTGATGGTGATGATGCCAACGAAGGAATGAGGTGTAGAGATAGGGATGCTTTTGCTGTCAATCCGAGAGCCGGGATGAAGGAGGCGGTTCGGATTGAGAGGAAAGGATTTGTCCGGAAAATCCAAAAGAAAAGAACTGAAAATTGGCTTCAAGATTCTTTACAAAAAATCCAATTTGAATCCAAGACTTTTGAAGAAATTCCGAAAATTCAGAATCATAACGGTTTCGGAATACTAAACTCCTCTTCTACAATTTCAAAAGCCAGAAAGTATGAACGACCCGAACTTGAAAAATACAATTCATTCTGGTTCAATTCGAATACAAAGAAGTTTCAAAGAAACCGAGAACTCGAATATCAAAAGATAGCAAGTAAGATTTGGAACTGGATCCAAGCGGGCAGAAAGAAAGGTAAACAATACTCAGTTATTGAAGTTTGTGACGAGTTAGAAATTCATAAAATAACTGCTATGACCATTCTTAGGAAATGGATAAAGCTCAGACTAATTACAAGGAGGCGGATCGGATTTGCTCGGTATGATAGAAGAATAAATTTCTACATAAAACCGCTAAAACAAGAACTACCTTTAATTCTATACAGTAAGCTCAGGACAAAGGCTTCCAAACGGGTTACAAGAAATGAAAAGTAACCCGAGGAAGAAAAGAAAGAAAATCTATAAGTTCAAAGCTGAGGATTTCTATAAGATCTTAGATCACCAAGATTACAGATGTCTCCTAACAGGAAGAGAACTTCTTCCTGAAAATACAAACTCTGAGCATATAGTCCCTCTTCGTAAAGGCGGCAATCATGAATTCAATAATATCTGCCATGTAGTAGCTCCCCTTTCTAAACTAAAGAGATATTATACTGAAGAAGAAATCGTTCATTTAGCTGCGGACATTATTAAATGGAAAGGAGAAGATTATGGCTATAAAGAAATCCAAATCAATTTCAAAAAGAAGAAATGAAAAATTCCCAGGATGGTTAGCACAGAGTATTTCTGATAATCTAAACAAGAAACATTCATTCTTTTTAAGAGAAAAATCAAATGAGACTAAGTGGGTTACCTGGGGTCAGTGTATTCTAAATGCTCAAAAGAATTTCATTGTATATCTAAAAAGAAAGCCTCCTGAAAACATTCATAAAAATCCCAATTGGAAGTATAAAGCAATTCAAGCAATCTTTTTGATTGAAAAGGTAGTAGTAAATAATCAAAGCGAAAGGCGATTATCACATGTCATAAAGAATCTAAATGATTTTGCCTCTAACCCTCCAAAATTCGATTCATCTGATAAGCTATTTCTTCGCACCTCTCACTTAGAAACAAATAAGCTCAACGGCTTCGTGTCTGGCTTTCGAAATGCAGATCGAGACATCAAGGCAAAAAGATGGCCAATTTCAGCACATAGAAATGGCTTGCGAATGATGCGGACTGAATTTCCGGATTTAACAAGGAGTAAGTCGGATTGGGATATTTGTTTTAAACAAGCCAAAGCAAACCTAAGTCATTTCCAAGAAAGTGAATGGATTAAAGCTTTTGAAAAGAATCAAAATAAGTTTAATAGGATATTGTTAGATACGCTTTAAGGTGGAGTAGACAAATGTAAAGAGTTATAATAATATAAGGGTTATCTACTCCATCTGGCTAATTAAAGGAGAATTTCAACAGAATTCAATTAAACCAGAATCGATGAATTTCTTCTATAAAATATTCATCAGTTATTGGATATCCTGATTTAGAGCCAATTACTGAATCGATCCCACAATTTGGACAAAGAGCCGTTTTACCCCTTGGATCTTCTTCGTCGCACCATTCCAATATCTTTTCTGGATCAAAATTCGATCGGCAATAGAAACAACAACACAGGTCACTTTCCATAATTTCAGAATGATGAAATATAGAATGCTTATGAGCTTTTCTTAAAAATTCTTCGGTAAATTTCATCGGCCTATTTTCTCTTGGATCGACTTTTCTAAAACCTTCATTTACTAAGTCCCCAATGCCTATCGGGTCTAGATGATATTGTCTCCCTCATTTGAAGTTGTATTAAACAATGAGCACAAGAAGGAAATCTCGGAAAAACAAAGACATTTGTTATCCCTGTTCCAGCACAATCTTATAAGTAAATTTCTGCAAGGCAAGTTTTAAGGGACCTGATTCTAAGTAAGCGTATCGATTTCTACAGCTTCCATGCTCTCTCAATTCATCGTAGCTGCTACCGAATTGTGCAATTCCCTTTAGTTATATAATCTTTGATATTTTCCAATGGGAACGGATTACTATACAGAATAACTCCTTTCGAAACGGCCCGTGGAGGTATTAAAATACTTCCCGAATCGATCTTATTGTTGAAATCAAGCGTCGTAACAAAATTCAGATCTGAAAAATAACTTCCTCCAACTTTTGATGGATGGTTTTTATCTATCTCTTGCTTTAAATAATCCATTTCTTCGCATTTACCTTCAAGACATGCGAACATGGCATTTATTGTGTAGATCGTTATGGCCGATATTGCTATGAAATTATAGAAATTTTTGACGGTTCCCTTCCAATTGAAGCAACTAACTTGTTTTGGGTATTCCGTTGATTTTAACGGAATTAAGCTATTATCATCCAACTGAAGATTTAAGTTCCTGAGAGAGAATGATTCAGTCTCGTCCGAGTCGTTTTGAATTAAAATTAGCCCTACTAGATAATCCTGGGAAAGGTGAATTAATGCTGAATCAGTATTATCTACAACAAAATTAGAAAGCAGATGATCAACGAAAGGAGAATCTGACTTTAGTAAGATTATTCTCCCTTTGATATCATGATCCGATATCCTAAAGACTTTTATAACGTTTAGTTCTTCATCCCTAATTGTATCTGGATGAAAATCAATGGATTGCTTATCTCGATCGGGAAGTAAGCATTGGCATAGGAATAACGATATTAGGAAAAATAGATGATTTATTTTCATTCTTAGGTATTAAAGAATTTCCCAATAAACTCCAGGAAACTTTAAAATGCAATTAATTGCACTTAAGGTCCAATGCATTCACTTATTCTTCGAAGGGGTATTAGAACTTTTACCCATGTTTTTATCGATATACAAATCGTTAGGGCTTATATTACAATAATCACTGCTCAAATAAGTTGTAAATGAGTCAAAGTCAGTAAGGACTCCGAAAGACCGAATTACTGTTGCACAATCTTCTACATCTCTCTTTTTATAATATTTAGATTCATCAACTTTGAAAACTAATTCATCTATAAATGATGCATATAGTACATCTGCGATTACATAGGATTCCAATTCAGATCCAGTTTTGCCCTGCGCTGTAAAAGCTGCATTTGCAGTTAGGTAATCCCCTACCATTGCAGCATTTATGAGCCTTTTTTTAGCCTCATCTCCCTTATAGGTATCAGTAAGACCTAAAGTGTCGACGACCAGGCAATTTACTAAAAAACTGTATAATAGCGTAATTATAAATATGTTAATCTTTTTCATTTGTCCGTCCTGGGGATTTTATAAAGAATATACAGAAACAATTTTCTACTAAGTTACATCAGTAACGAAAGATTACCATTAAATTAATCAACTCTATTCACTAATTAAAATTTACATTTTTCATAGTTACTTTCTAAAAAGCTACTTTCTATACTAGCTGTTAAAGTAACCAAGGTATGTCCTGCATTGGCCTGTCGCTCATCCGAATTTTTTGGTTCAGGAT
Encoded here:
- a CDS encoding cytidylyltransferase, with product MKKIQSWKIERDQYYSKLFREEGLEATLKAGFFEDLNHNDINIEDTTSILCTPYSFLENPKTNNHCVLLLTGALCPIHDGHLDMMIIAKESLEKEGYEVLGGYISPDHDAYVGPKTNSFLDIYERNRLVTEKIEDFLWIGLDPWNGVFNKTSINFTDVVFRLKKYLERNAKLKTKIFFLCGGDNFNFAEAFKYSDDGCVVVTRNGYEINVKNQESVYLAQGNSNSSSTEIRKTYQKKDFYDKNLKVREDGHPIPEFLEGFFNVVEIISLEKQKQKIKSMSTDNMISLDPMIRLEYNLSISRIFDVHGHRKLGYKMETLTTASNLKELSGRSDILLYDDDIYTGKTMSEAKTYLKSQLDISIGGFFSLNISPINYDLLDPRDLYAFSKENNCGLLVDFKDFQQRVPYAFPYVDPSIRSSVKDPFKFSIAVWKENQKFFAKNKNLLLSDFPLYQKLYLKIGFSLETPIQEIIKWHINFLENIQN
- a CDS encoding SBBP repeat-containing protein, coding for MKQKITISLWLISSLASIRCDSGSNSNPFLFLATLNNGNSSSEWTKLMGVSALSTNAYGITYDSSGNVYTTGETGGGLDSQTLNGLSDLFVVKTNRSGTKLWTRLSGVASTYTGASGISADSSGNVYVTGVTEGNLDGQTLTGNSDLLVIKYNGNGAKQWTRLLGVAGKYTRGVGIASDPSGNVYVTGQAEGNLDGQTLTGIIDLFVVKYNSNGVKQWTRLLGVSGVETYGRAISTDSSGNVYATGDTDGNLDGQTAVGLSSLLVVKYDSSGTRQWTRLLGLSGVYTIGTSIASDSSGNVYATGETGGALDGQTYQGGSRDIFVVKYDDSGAKQWAKLLGSSDFETGNGITTDSFQNIYIAGSTSGNLGGKTLTGSSDMFIARLNRQ
- a CDS encoding HNH endonuclease, giving the protein MKSNPRKKRKKIYKFKAEDFYKILDHQDYRCLLTGRELLPENTNSEHIVPLRKGGNHEFNNICHVVAPLSKLKRYYTEEEIVHLAADIIKWKGEDYGYKEIQINFKKKK
- a CDS encoding TIGR04452 family lipoprotein; the protein is MKKINIFIITLLYSFLVNCLVVDTLGLTDTYKGDEAKKRLINAAMVGDYLTANAAFTAQGKTGSELESYVIADVLYASFIDELVFKVDESKYYKKRDVEDCATVIRSFGVLTDFDSFTTYLSSDYCNISPNDLYIDKNMGKSSNTPSKNK